A segment of the Raphanus sativus cultivar WK10039 unplaced genomic scaffold, ASM80110v3 Scaffold0252, whole genome shotgun sequence genome:
AGTTCTGAACTCACTTGCACAGAGATTTTCTATCAAGGACCCAGTTGATTTGCATTACTTCTTGGGTATTGAGGTTACTCACTCAGACACTGGACTTCATCTGATGCAGCGCAGATATATTCTGGATCTACTCAGTCGTACCAACATGTCGGATGCAAAGCCGGTCTCGACACCTATGCAGACAACCCCGAAGCTGACCTTACGAGACAGCTCTCCTCTGTCCGATGTCTCCCAGTATAGGTCTGTTGTTGGCAGCTTACAGTATCTTGCCTTCACAAGACCAGATATTTCGTATGCAGTCAATCGCCTTTCTCAATTTATGCATCAACCGACGGAGAATCATTGGCAAGCAGTAAAGAGGGTCTTACGGTACTTGGTTGGGACTCCGAGTCATGGAATCTACATGAAAGCAAGATCTCCTCTTACACTCCATGCGTTTACAGATGCAGACTGGGCAGGTGACAGTGATGACTACGTCTCCACAAATGCATTCATCATTTATCTTGGTTCTACTCCGGTATCATGGTCGTCAAAGAAGCAAAACGGAGTGGCACGATCATCGACAGAAGCTGAATATAGAGCAGTCGCGAATACAGCTTCCGAGGTACGCTGGCTATGTTCTTTACTTCAAGAACTAGGGATCAAGGTCCCGGCTGCACCGGTCATATATTGTGACAATGTTGGAGCAACGTATCTGTGTGCAAACCCAGTGTTTCACTCCCGCATGAAGCATATTGCCATTGATTATCACTTCATAAGAAATATGATTCAACTGGGCATGATGAGAGTAGCACATATTTCGACCagagatcagttggctgatgccCTGACAAAGCCCCTCAGCCGACAACAGTTTCTACAAGCGACGTTCAAGATTGGAGTAACAACAGTccctccatcttgagggggcaTATTAAGGATAGATGTATATAAGGAAAGGACTCTTATGTAAATGTTTCTAACCTAGACATAGATGTCTCTCGGCAACTATATATTGTATTCTGTTTCTTCTAATAAGACTCACATTCCACATTCTATAATTAGTACGTAAGTTTGTTATTAATTAAGTAATGGATCGTGAAGAAACCTTGGCTTGTGCAATTGCAAGCCATCCACTTATGAAGAATGCCTCGGCGACCCACAACGTCTAGGAAAtaattataaccaaaaataCAAAGGGTTCAGAGCTTAAATATTTCACTAATAGAGACATTGAGACCATAATGAATATTTAACCATTTTACGACCGAAGGCATCCGCAATTATCGCGCTAAATATTGCACCGATCATTCCTCCAAAAGTCAGTAGCGAACCAAATACTGAAAactgtgaaaagtatttttttattgtaaagaTCTgaagtaattttatatttgctaaaatatatagacatataaaatgatatatgtaGTGAAATAGAGGCTTACTTGTGCGATAGAAAGATCAAGATCTTCCATAATAGAAGACATTGTACCGGCAGTGAAACCTAACTGTTTTTCCATAATAGAAGATATTTAGAATACATGAGTCTCTGAATAAAGTGAATACAGTTTGGATATATTATCTGCAAACCCTATAACGAGCAAAGTCATTTCTGAATTTTGAAAACAAGGTTATGTGGATAGAGATAAATTACAATTAGAAAATTATATCTAGCGGGTTGATAAGATATTTTTCAATTTGTGTGGAAGCTTCTAAAACATGGTAACATATCAATTCTAACTATATCCATCAGACGCATTTCTGAAATGTGTACTAGCTAGTAgtaatcaaattttattaaaaatttgagaaTTCTTTATATTATCCACCATCTTCTTTAATAGAATTAACAGAATTGGAAGGAGAATGATGATATTCTAgccatgtatatatatatatatatatatatatatatagagagagagagagagagagagagagagagagagagagagagagagagagagagagagagagagagagagagagagagagagagagagagagagagagagagagagagagagagagagagatgggaaCATACGGCAATGCCAAAGCTGTAGGAGGCAGAGACAATGATGAAAGTAGTGAAGATGAGAAATGGAGTTATCGTAGTTTCAGAGCTTTCTCTCCTCTCTGCCTTATTTACCAGTAGTAATCCTTTCTCCATACTATGATTCTCCTCCTCCATTAGCCTGAAAACACTAGAATTGAATAGAGGTCAAGAACTGATGAACAAAACAGAGAGATTCTGTGGGAGCTATATGCTTTGtcttgatatatataaatacggTATATGCTTGACCTTTTTTAATTGTCTATATACCCTTTATATATTTGCTAATACCCGTAAATGATGATGGTTAAAGATATGTTGCTGTGTCTATCTAACGATAGCAATTTCAATATTTGGATCTGTGCACCATctcatattgttttttttttttgaaacacaccaTCTCATATTGTTTAATATGATCAATTTCGTAGTGATTCGACTTGGGATAGAAAAAGGAAAGAACATtcttaattaacaaaaaacattaTCACGTTCTAGTTCAAAGTGAGAAAAATTTAAACTAGGTGGAAGTACCACACCACCGAAAAACGAAGCTTTCTAAGCCTAAAGCCTGACCAAAGTTAGTTGGTGAGATTGTTTTCCAAACAAATCttgtattttaattaaaaactgtGGTATTTTGTAGAAAAAGTTTGGTATTTagaatgaatttttaaaatttacataatttaactaattattttttaatagtattaattaACTGAATATTTTCAAGTAGAACTTTTGAAAAAATGTCATCAATCAATCGGTTATTAACTCTAAACATATGAACAGAGATTCTTCGATACCCGAAAAGTGACTGTTTGTTCAAATGTGAAAAATACAACCTTTGCTCATGTATATCCAGTTGTCCATCAGGAAATATTCTACATATAGTTTGTACCCATTTATGGTATTTGTCAAAAGATCTGAGATATTATactaaacaataataaaattataaagacATGCTGGATTAGATGGATAATGTATCCGACTCATTCGCATGACTGAAGTTTGTTAGTATACGTACACaaataatctaatctattaaaattgaagtacaaatagtactaAACCCTtagttttgcacaaaaattacatcatAATGCCACTGCTATCAAAACACTGtagttttactatttttttaatctaaaaatcgTTGgctttaaattctttttttaccCACCCTTAATATTCTTTTGGGCTTGGAATATGACATATGGCCCAGTGTATTGTTACGTTTTCTATTTTATCAAAACGACCAGTCACTGTTGTTTGAAAATCTAAACAACCCATTGAAAACCAAGCTATCGAACATAAGTTTACAAAACATATCTAGACcactatattaatattttatattacttatgCATGCTCTATAcagagaataatatttttttgatgttaatacaaatatttttttgtctagaTTTCTATAGTAAAAGAATAatattcttttcatttctgTTTGTTTCTCAGGAAAAAAATAGTGTGGGCTTGGATATTTGATCATAGTTCAAATTCAAAACATTAATAAGCTGGTCCAATTTAAAATGTTGAGCTTCCCAAAAATAATTATCAgaactctattttatttttatgggtACATTTccattagtttttattatttaaaaatcctataatcaaaagtttaaaatatactttatattaCCAAGTTATATCATGAGTAAAAAATCCACAATGATATTTTCATActcaaataaaatgaaaagttGTACAAGATCATACTTTATAATTAGACACTGAACAAACCGAACAAAATACaccaatttcaaaaataaaaaaaaatatcaaagtgtAAAATTAACGtttaacatataataatttcaaaaatacactcgcgcgggcgcgcgggtcctaaatctagtctaatctattaaaactgaagtacaaataagaaATACCCCTTAGATTTGCTCAATATTTACAGTGGAATGCCAttgaattatttaaatattttttttgtttttcctgtttaatttataatttcctaatttgaattttaaactaaaaatcagCTATAAATTAGTTCCTCAAATCTCCATATCAAACACTTTCAATAATTAGCATCCAAAATATTGCCTAAATTTGTGCTAACCAATATATTCTACATACATAATATCTTGTGAACTTAAATTCACGTGATTTTCCCTACAAAATGGGTTAATGTATATTCTCCACTCTAaggtttcatatatatatatatatatatatatagggtttacaaaataattacTCAACTATTCGGGTAGTAGGCATTTATCACTTTTTTCCTTTGcatttaacaatttaatataacctaatttaataataaaaatctacACA
Coding sequences within it:
- the LOC130501676 gene encoding sugar transporter ERD6-like 9; translated protein: MEEENHSMEKGLLLVNKAERRESSETTITPFLIFTTFIIVSASYSFGIALGFTAGTMSSIMEDLDLSIAQFSVFGSLLTFGGMIGAIFSAIIADAFGRKMVKYSLWSQCLY